From the genome of Deltaproteobacteria bacterium:
TACGCTCGCTTTGCTCGCTAACCCGACATACGACTACTACGACCCCGGTTCGTTCCTTTGCTTGAAACGATCCCTCTTCACCCCTTCACGATAACCCTCAACGTCTCTCCGTCGATCTCCACCGGATACGTGGTGATCGGAAGGGGCGCCGGACCGAACATGTTTTTCCCCTCGAGGCTGTAGGTCGATTTGCCCACGCTGCAGCATTGCACCGTGTCCGTTCCCGGTACCGGGTCCAGCCGACGATGTCCCATGTGGGTGCAGCGATTCCGGAACGCCCGGTACGTGTTATCCTGTCCCAGGATTACCAACACCCTCTCGGGCAGATCCTTGCCTTCGAATCGAACCGCGCCTCCCGGTCGTGTCAGTTCCGGCGTTTTGGCCAAGTCGACCGTCAAGGTGTTGGCCGAGAAGCTCCAGCCCGCCGGATCCTGCGGCTTTCTCGTGACGGGAAGGCCCAGTATCCGCTGGAAGAAATTCCTTTGCAGAAATTGCACGCTCATGGGGTTCCTCTTCTTTTGATGCCTATG
Proteins encoded in this window:
- a CDS encoding Rieske (2Fe-2S) protein, yielding MSVQFLQRNFFQRILGLPVTRKPQDPAGWSFSANTLTVDLAKTPELTRPGGAVRFEGKDLPERVLVILGQDNTYRAFRNRCTHMGHRRLDPVPGTDTVQCCSVGKSTYSLEGKNMFGPAPLPITTYPVEIDGETLRVIVKG